The DNA sequence TATAATAACTATCTTCTCCATCACTGTGTGGTCTATATATAAATCTGAAACAATTCATCTCAAAAccttcactctctctctctctcatgtcTTCTCTATCTTTACCTCTGTGTTTAAATCCTCAATTCACAAACAAACCTCACACTAATAACTTAATCTCACCATACACTTACAGAAATTCATTTCAGTCTATCCCTAAATCTTATATATGCTTCGCCTTTTCGGCTTCGGAGAACTCGAGTTTCGAGAGAGAAGAGGCGCGGTGGCTGCGCGAAGAGCAGCGGTGGTTACGAGAGGAGCAGAGATGGATACGTGAAGAATCGCGGTGGAGGAGCGAGAGAGAGGCGTTATTAGGCGAAATTGAAACCCTAAGGGGCAAAATTGAGGAATTGGAGGATATGAAGGATAGAAATTTGAATGTAGGAGGAGTTTTGCAGGTGTTGAGGAATGAGGTGAGTCAGATTGCGGAGAGAGGATCGAGTGCTGCGCGGTTAGTTGTGGAGAGTTTGGAGAGGGAAGGTGAGGTGGAGGCTGAAGCGGAGGATGAGGTTGAGGAGGAGGTGGAAATTAAGGAGGTAGTTAGAGTTTTCGAGAAGGAAAAGGTGAGAAATGATGAGGTGAAGAAGAAGAGGATTATGTTGAGGAAAGGATCGGAAGGGGAAGATGTTCGAATTATGCAGGTTTGATCCGTTATAATTTACCATATATTTCTAGTTCCAGATGTTAATTACTATAATGCTAGACATAATTTGTGTACTGAAACGATAACTAAATAATCTTATGCTGAACATGGAGTGACAAATAATCAACGATACAAATTAGTTATCATTATGATTGCACATGTATTTCTCGTGGACTTGGAGAATGCAACTTCTTATTATTCATTCCAACGCGACTGAATGAGTATTTCGGCTGAGACAGCCAAGCGAGAGCCCCTCTGTTCACTCCGCATCAAAATTAATTGGAATTTTCTAGTGCTTAAAAATAAACAGCTATAGCAACATCTATAAAATGTTAATAAAAAGTGAGGGCAGATAGCTACACATAGTTCACAGAGTCATGTAAGCCACACTCTGAATTGCTTCATGTAGATATTGTAGGATCTTCTTTAATGTATTAATGTAAGCTCAATCTTCATGTAATATCAAAAATACATGAGTATTAACTATAATTCTATTGTGTATCAACGGAGATCATAAATATTCAtttatagtatattttaaaagaaaatgtttAAGTGTTTTATAAACTTTTATCAATATGAGGTATTagagaaaattatttaaataatgaaCTAATCGTTCTTGGGGATTGGCAGTAAGAGGAAACTTGGAAAAGgagtaaaatatttaaattaaaataataattgtttttGTATTCCTTCCCAGACAAAGTCAATCAAGACAGTACCTAGTTGGATTTTGGATTTTTATAATGACTTTTAATGATTATGTCGAGGATAATATAATAGATGTAGGACAATAATATCTTAAATTTGATCTGTCTTGGATGTTTTTAGTCCACAACTAAGTATAAAAACTTGTAACCTCTTGCCTTTAAAAGGGCATTACAATGAGAGCAGAGTGGTTGTCCTTGAATCTATTATTCTCAATTTCTCATGCATGGTCTcagtatttaatttatattttattaatgtcaTCCAAACTCTTTAATATAAATGACAATGATTGGATAACTGAGAAgtctttaataaataattttttttggaaaaacagTAGTTGAACTCGTGAAAGTTTCAGAAAGTGAGATCCCTAATACTATCTAGAAATTATCTAAAGAAAGCGCTTCTACTCATCTATATTTGAATCATCTAAAATTTGCAAAGTTTGTTTGAGGCATAATATATTTATCCGTTAACATtagttataatataatcatgtcCAGGAGATTATAAAGAATAATACTTACAAATGTTAGATGACATAAAATCagtgaaatatataatatcttgtGATGCTTCCTTCATGCTGAATGGTGATGTCGCTTTTCCTTTGCCCTTTTATTTGAAAGATTTGTACAACTTTCTTGTGCAATTCTTAGGAAGCACTGCAAAAGCTGGGATTTTATTGTGgcgaagaagacgaagaatatTCCATGTTCTCAAGTGGGACTGAACGTGCCATAAAAACTTGGCAAGTATGTTTTACTTTGACTAAGTTACCTCGTAACAGAAGTGATCTTCCAAGACGGGTTGAACTTTTCTTATTCGTTGCCTATTTATATTCATGTGCGACTTTTATCTACTTTATATGATCTTGCCTGACAGGCGACATTACGAATTCCTGAAGATGGGATCATGACTGCAGAGCTTCTGGAAAGGTTATATGCAGAGCAGGAAAATGATGTTTCTGGGTTGACAGAAAAGGCAGATGTTAAAAGAACGGATATGGCCACTGTGAAAAAGGTTTGTGCTTGTTCTTCTGTTCTCGAGAAAACGTTTTGCTACTTCCCTGTCTTGTCTATCAGTCTTGACAAAATTTCTTATATTAAATGTTTACATTTCTGCTGATGTCTTGTTAAAATTATGCATCCTGAGAATCCATAAATGTGTGAACATTGTTTTTTATGTTTTAGCCAAGTTGTAATTTGTAAAGCTGGCTCAAGTTGTGTTCCCCCAAACAAGTACTAACTAATGAGCAAATTGAAAATAGAATACTGTGCCAATATACATgatataaaatagaataatattGTGCCATTAGAAGTAATTGAAGTAGTGATATGTGGCCAATAAAAAAGTAGTAGTGTTTTTGTATTCATTCCTTGTGAAGTTCTCACAGTCATTGTCTGCCCGCCCCCGGACATATGTGGAAAAGCATCTCTTCCTATCTCATTGTTAGTTTTGTTCCCAATCAGGCCTCAAATGGAGCAGCTGCAAGTCACATTCAAGTCCCAGATATTCAGAAGAGAGATGCCAAAGAAAATGGTGCTGCAGAAACTAAAGTACCTCACAGTCGAGTCTTTCTTCTTGGAGAAAACCGGTGGGAAGATTCTTCAAGGCTTATTGGAAGAAACAAGCAAGATGGAGGCAGCAGTATCAACAAAGATGCTACAAGATGCATTTCTTGTCGTGGGGAGGGCCGGCTATTGTGCTCAGGTGCATTACATCTCTTTGAACTTATCTCTGGGATTGACAAATATCTTAAAGATGTAACAATGTCTTAAATGCATTTAAtctcaaaatctttttttttactGATGTTATCTACTTCTATCCTAATGCTAAATGTTATAGTTAATAGGTGGAGGACCAAAGTTATTCTTCAATTTTAGGTTGAATAAGATCTCAGCATTCCCATTTATTTAGGAAGCGAAATCAATGGCTAAAGTGGTCACTATAATAAATGTATAGGTATTGGGTGGTCTAGTTGTGCTTTTCGCTTGATAGGAATTTGTTGAATAAAAGTTAATCTGTGTAAGCACCTATCTGAGTTATTTAGGTCTAATCTGCTAATTTGATCATTTGCACTCTCATTCCTTTACAAAGTACATGAAGCTAACTGTTAGTTGTTTGCTCACAGAATGTGATGGTACTGGCGAGCCTAATATTGAGGAACAGGTTAGAGAACACGGAACATTTCTTTTAGTACTCTTTATCCTCTTCATCTGGACTTGTGTTTACATTACACGTCTTTCCATTTTGAAGCAGTTTATGGAATGGGTAGATGAAGGAGCAAAGTGTCCGTATTGTAATGGGGTTGGTTTCGAAATATGTGATGTATGCCACGGGAAAACGGTGACTTAGGCATTCCTGTTATCGAAGATTTTTCTACAACAGGGCAAATGTGGGTTATGTACTCATCTCGTCGAAGATGTACTACCACAAGCTCAGAGTTAGAGCTAATTAAGCACAAAGAAGCTGCAAAAACGCTTCATGTGAAACGCATTTTGGGAAAGCTATATAGGAATGCGCAAATGAAGGGTGGAGTTTGAGAATAGTGTTCTGCATGGTTTCAAGAATGGAGTTCTGTATCTTAATGTAATATAGGCGTTCTCAATAAATACTTCTCCGTAGATTTCCGCAAAGCATATTGTTAATTTGTTATCCCCGCACTTCTTTATGGAATCGATCTCAAAGATTTCATTTGTTTAGGTAAGAAATAATTTGGTTTTGGAAAATAaagttaagttcaatggagaccacatttttttTGGAGACTGGGAGACCatctatgttctgcaagtaaaatatttgataaaaacataacaaaacttatagttttgcaaatcatgttctacaaaatcatttttcatttaaaatcttgaatatttaCATGTggaatattacaaaatattttgttctatgaaatatgtttagtttgcagaaaatacattaattacttattaaaacatggataatcttcaacaattttaatgaatacatgatatttgtagaacatatattacaaagtaatatattttatagtgttttgattgcagaacatacatggtCTCCGAAATTTCCGATGAAATAGCTGTgtccatagaactttcctctTGGAGAATatttataatactccctctgttttaaAACATAggtcgtttgattttttaacATACACTTTAAAATCTTTGACCGCAtagtcaaaataattatttttttaaaagaaattgtattatattattagaGTCTAGGTTCTACGAATTCCCCAGTTTATTGGAGTCCTCagagtctatttatattttataaataaaatatcttgtaaaatattttatcttgcaaaacatatttcacaaatatcattacttaaataaaatcttataaatctcataaatttaaatttacgaGTACAATATGTATGTTATGCGAATTCTGCAAACtaatattgttttataaaataatatatattacaatgtTCTACTTGTAAAATGAATGGAATATGCaagattttcaataaaataatgatgttcattcggaaaaataataatatctgtagtattttaagttatatttcATTTGCAGAATATATGTGGACTCGAAGAGTCCGATAAAATGGGATTCCATAGGacttgactatatatatataattagttatgagtaaatatataatatattaaatataaaataatatatatcatttatttcattatcattgattttctattttatttactaACTATCATTTATccctttaattatttattgtaaTATCCTTAATTATTTAACTATAATAATCTTCGATCTTATcaatgaaatttaattataattattatacatAAAGATAATATATCTATTTACTATATTAGTAAGAAATAGCTTGTTTATTCCGTCCCATACACTTGTTTATATCCGTGATGGCgcgaaatttaataaataatgatgAGCGCGAGATTGTCCAATACACTTGTTCATATCTGGGATGGCGCGAATTTCAACAAATAACcgcaaaatttaataaatgatgGGAGTTTTATTTATTCgtacatgtatatttaaatcataaatatttaactcccaattttgttaaattgttttaaacaatatttaaatttatatttttttaaggatatttaaattcatatttGAGTATACCGAACTAAACCGACCTCTTTTTCtgaagtttatatatatacacggctcatgttaaatttttaatttacacACATAATAAACGATCCATCTTGGACTCTCATCGGGGAAAAACCAAACACCACAAAGCGAGGTCAGTCTCTAAACCCTAGTTTTCTCATCTCAATCCAATCTATACATACAAATACTTACACGATTTCTGTGCAATACTCTTCGATTCGCGATGTTGATTTCATGTTTATAGCGTTGAATTAGGGTTAGTTTCGTGAAATTATGTACGCGATTTGTTTTAATTGAGGCTTTGAAGTCTTTGTTAATTGGTTATTTGTGTGTGGAATCGAAATTTAAGGTTAAATTAGGGCTTGTTTCTGTGAaattgtatgtatgtgtgtgtttgatTTGGCTATGTTGTTTACGGGGGACTGATTTGGGGCTTGAATATGTTTTAGGTGTTTCGGTGATTGGAGAAATTTGAATTAGAGATGATATTTGGGGGGCCTCGAGgtagaatatataaataattgtgaAAGCAAGACTTGAATTGTTTGAGTAAGGTGAGTGTTCAATCGGAGTTTGGTTTGATTTTTGTGCCTACGGATAACATGATTTATACTCTTTTTTGCGATGTTGATTTAATAACTTAGGTTTTGCTGAAGAATTGATTAGCTTGAACTTTGTTTGTTGGAATAAGTGGATCTTATGCCCGAATCCGGGTtcagtgtgtttttttttattgtgtgtgtatgtttatatgatatttgtttGATTGATACTTTAATATGTTTAATATATGTGATTGGCTATGTTTTTTATACTTGAAATTGTATACCAAGTCTGAGTTAGGGTTATTGTTCATATGTAAATTTGATATTTGCCTGAAACTCGAACTATAAGTATTTCAGTTTTGAATTGGTTCTGTTTTATATGAGTTACTGATTTGGATATATGTATGTGTTGTTGTTCTTTAGGGATTGTAGGGTATTGAATTAGAGGTGATTTTGGTGTGGAAAAATGGACGCGGAGATTGCAAAGGCACAGGAAGAGAGGAAGAAGCTGGAGCAGCAGCTAGCATCTGAACAGCTTGCATCCCTTAACTCTGTTACTTTTGATACTGATCTTTATGGAGGGAACAATCCTTTTGAGGGTTATGAGAAATCTATTCCTGTTAATGAGGATGAAGAGAATCTTGACACTGTGGATTCACAGGTTCCGAGGAGGCTTGCGTCTTACACGGCTCCGAAGTCTATTATGAATGATATGCCGAGAGGTGGAGATGATGATGAGGCGTTGGGCTTCAAGAAGCCGCAAAAGATTATTGACAGGGAGGATGATTATAGGAGGAGAAGGCTGAATAGGGTGATTTCACCAGAGCGACATGATGCGTTTGCTAATGGGGATAAGACCCCTGATGTTTCTGTGAGGACATATGCGGATGTTATGAGGGAGGAGGCTTTGAAGAGGAAGAAAGAGGAGACGTTGAAATTGATTGCCGataagaagaaagaagaggagGCAGAGAAGGAGAAAAAACCTGCTGATTCACAAGCCACTCAAAAGAGAAGGAACAGGTGGGATCAATCTCAGGAGGATTCAAATGCTAAAAAAGCTAAAGCTTCTTCTGATTGGGATTTGCCTGATTCGACTCCAGGGATTGGAAGGTGGGATGCGACGCCTACACCTGGAAGGGTCGGTGATGCGACCCCGTCCTTATCCAGGAAAAATAGGTGGGATGAGACTCCAACTCCAGGTAGAGTTGCTGATTCTGATGCCACACCAATTGGTGGCGGTTTAACTCCTGGTGCTACACCAGCTGGAATGACTTGGGATGCTACGCCAAAGCTTGGTGGGATGGCTACCCCTACCCCAAAACGTCAGAGGTCAAGGTGGGATGAAACACCTGCAACCATGGGAAGCGCTACACCTGGTGCTACGCCAGCTGCAGCTTACACACCAGGAGTGACTCCTGTCGGAGGAGTTGAACTTGCTACACCAACTCCTGGAGCTATAAACATGCGAGGTGCTATCACCCCTGAACAGTATAACTTGTTGAGGTGGGAGAAAGATATTGAAGACAGAAATCGtccattgactgatgaagaacttgatATAATGTTCCCTCAAGAGGGATACACAATTTTAGACCCCCCAGCTTCTTATGTCCCTATTAGAACTCCTGCAAGGAAGCTACTTGCTACCCCAACTCCAATGGGAACTCCACTCTATGCAATTCCTGAG is a window from the Daucus carota subsp. sativus chromosome 8, DH1 v3.0, whole genome shotgun sequence genome containing:
- the LOC108197153 gene encoding protein disulfide isomerase pTAC5, chloroplastic isoform X2 is translated as MSSLSLPLCLNPQFTNKPHTNNLISPYTYRNSFQSIPKSYICFAFSASENSSFEREEARWLREEQRWLREEQRWIREESRWRSEREALLGEIETLRGKIEELEDMKDRNLNVGGVLQVLRNEVSQIAERGSSAARLVVESLEREGEVEAEAEDEVEEEVEIKEVVRVFEKEKVRNDEVKKKRIMLRKGSEGEDVRIMQEALQKLGFYCGEEDEEYSMFSSGTERAIKTWQATLRIPEDGIMTAELLERLYAEQENDVSGLTEKADVKRTDMATVKKASNGAAASHIQVPDIQKRDAKENGAAETKVPHSRVFLLGENRWEDSSRLIGRNKQDGGSSINKDATRCISCRGEGRLLCSECDGTGEPNIEEQFMEWVDEGAKCPYCNGVGFEICDVCHGKTVT
- the LOC108197153 gene encoding protein disulfide isomerase pTAC5, chloroplastic isoform X1, with amino-acid sequence MSSLSLPLCLNPQFTNKPHTNNLISPYTYRNSFQSIPKSYICFAFSASENSSFEREEARWLREEQRWLREEQRWIREESRWRSEREALLGEIETLRGKIEELEDMKDRNLNVGGVLQVLRNEVSQIAERGSSAARLVVESLEREGEVEAEAEDEVEEEVEIKEVVRVFEKEKVRNDEVKKKRIMLRKGSEGEDVRIMQEALQKLGFYCGEEDEEYSMFSSGTERAIKTWQATLRIPEDGIMTAELLERLYAEQENDVSGLTEKADVKRTDMATVKKASNGAAASHIQVPDIQKRDAKENGAAETKVPHSRVFLLGENRWEDSSRLIGRNKQDGGSSINKDATRCISCRGEGRLLCSECDGTGEPNIEEQQFMEWVDEGAKCPYCNGVGFEICDVCHGKTVT